The following are from one region of the Rhipicephalus microplus isolate Deutch F79 chromosome 1, USDA_Rmic, whole genome shotgun sequence genome:
- the LOC142769249 gene encoding defensin-like → MKYFSFVFMLGLLAALLAMTFAVEDDNAEAHVRVRRWFGCPVSDFCHKHCLSIGRRGGYCGGQWRTTCICYKN, encoded by the exons ATGAAGTACTTCTCCTTTGTGTTTATGCTTGGACTGCTGGCTG CCCTGCTGGCCATGACTTTCGCCGTTGAAGACGACAATGCAGAGGCACATGTTCGAGTCC GCCGTTGGTTCGGCTGCCCGGTCAGCGACTTCTGCCACAAGCATTGTCTGAGCATTGGCCGCCGGGGAGGATACTGTGGTGGTCAATGGAGGACCACTTGCATCTGCTACAAAAATTGA